The proteins below come from a single Kosakonia sp. SMBL-WEM22 genomic window:
- the oppB gene encoding oligopeptide ABC transporter permease OppB has product MLKFILRRFLEAIPTLFILITISFFMMRLAPGSPFTGERALAPEVMANIEAKYHLNDPITTQYFSYLKQLAHLDFGPSFKYKDYTVNDLVAASFPVSAKLGAAAFILAIVFGVTAGVIAALNQNTKWDYTVMGLAMTGVVIPSFVVAPLLVMIFAIMLQWLPAGGWNGGAPKFMILPMVALSLAYIASIARITRGSMIEVLHSNFIRTARAKGLPMRRIIFHHALKPALLPVLSYMGPAFVGIITGSMVIETIYGLPGIGQLFVNGALNRDYSLVLSLTILVGALTITFNAIVDVLYAIIDPKIRY; this is encoded by the coding sequence ATGTTGAAATTTATCCTGCGTCGCTTTCTTGAAGCGATTCCAACACTCTTTATTCTGATTACCATTTCGTTCTTTATGATGCGTCTCGCACCGGGAAGTCCATTTACCGGTGAACGTGCGCTTGCGCCAGAAGTGATGGCCAATATCGAAGCGAAATATCATTTAAACGATCCCATTACCACCCAGTACTTCAGCTACCTGAAGCAGCTGGCGCATCTGGATTTTGGTCCATCGTTTAAATACAAAGATTACACCGTTAACGATCTGGTAGCGGCCAGCTTCCCGGTTTCTGCCAAATTGGGCGCCGCGGCGTTTATCCTCGCGATTGTGTTCGGCGTGACGGCAGGCGTTATTGCCGCCTTGAACCAGAACACCAAATGGGACTACACGGTAATGGGGTTAGCCATGACCGGGGTAGTGATACCCAGCTTTGTTGTCGCACCGCTGTTGGTGATGATATTCGCCATTATGTTGCAGTGGCTGCCAGCCGGCGGGTGGAATGGCGGAGCGCCTAAATTTATGATCCTGCCGATGGTTGCGCTCTCGCTCGCCTACATCGCCAGCATCGCGCGTATCACCCGTGGTTCGATGATTGAAGTGTTGCACTCCAACTTCATCCGCACCGCGCGCGCCAAAGGGCTGCCGATGCGCCGGATCATCTTCCATCACGCGCTGAAACCGGCGCTGCTGCCCGTGCTCTCCTATATGGGCCCGGCCTTTGTTGGCATCATCACCGGCTCCATGGTTATCGAAACGATTTACGGCTTGCCGGGCATCGGTCAGCTGTTCGTGAACGGCGCGCTCAACCGCGACTACTCGCTGGTGCTGAGCCTGACGATTCTGGTCGGCGCGCTGACCATCACTTTTAACGCGATTGTTGATGTGCTCTACGCCATTATCGATCCGAAAATTCGTTATTGA